In Streptomyces sp. NBC_01707, a genomic segment contains:
- the mrdA gene encoding penicillin-binding protein 2 — protein MSNIPETGRTQRVQIRLIIIQVLVFSLLLTLGGRLWYLQIRNGQEYTDEAKSNHVQQVVQPAVRGSILDARGVPLADNETRLVVSANRTDLMKMDDDGKGVLTRLADVLGMKPKDVFDKIRLCDAKTPQPCWNGSPYQPIPVTDEATTQQALQIRERAEDFPGITAEPTAVRRYAAPGKANTAQVLGYLSPVTDEEITKAKDTDSPYLRSDQVGRSGLERTYDKELRGKAGVTRYEVDNLGRVIGQAKDDKAEPGSSVVTSIDARVQAVAEYELNDAMKVARTQFDKNTNENYKADSGAVVVMEAKTGRVVAMASLPDYDPNAWVGGISGKDYARMTSKKSNYPLLNRGIQGQAAPGSIFKVVSTAASIQAGYPFDGHYPCTSSYTAEGHTYKNFESENFGPISIGRALEVSCDTVFYALGYQQWQKDGGMKPKKNAKDWFFKTAHEFGLGKETGIDLPNEVTGRVPDRQWKKDFWKANKDTWCEQAKQWPKKKDFHTVLAHENCLEGMKLHAYDSINYSIGQGDTLVTPIQMATIYAAISNGGTLYDPTVGKAIVSPDGKHVSMIGPKSHGKLPASAKTLKAMDGALAGVATRGTAAWRFGGWPQDKIPMHAKTGTAEVYGKQTTSWFATYTKDYSIVMTISQGGTGSGASGPAVRNIYDAIYGLDDSGKQDLKKALLPHPEKSLPKIQHDGSIDAPTIKPYDPDSQKVPAEQTLAAVLGRRD, from the coding sequence GTGAGCAACATCCCGGAGACGGGCCGGACCCAGCGGGTCCAGATCCGGCTCATCATCATCCAGGTCCTCGTCTTCTCCCTGCTGCTGACGCTCGGCGGCCGCCTCTGGTACCTCCAGATCCGCAACGGCCAGGAGTACACCGACGAGGCGAAGAGCAACCACGTCCAGCAGGTCGTCCAGCCCGCGGTCCGCGGCTCCATCCTCGACGCGCGGGGAGTGCCCCTCGCCGACAACGAGACCCGCCTCGTCGTCTCCGCCAACCGCACCGATCTGATGAAGATGGACGACGACGGCAAGGGCGTCCTGACCCGGCTCGCCGATGTGCTCGGCATGAAGCCGAAGGACGTCTTCGACAAGATCCGGCTGTGCGACGCGAAGACGCCGCAGCCCTGCTGGAACGGTTCGCCGTACCAGCCGATCCCGGTCACCGACGAGGCCACCACCCAGCAGGCCCTGCAGATCCGCGAACGTGCCGAGGACTTCCCCGGCATCACCGCCGAACCCACGGCCGTACGCCGCTACGCCGCACCCGGCAAGGCCAACACCGCCCAGGTCCTCGGCTACCTCTCGCCCGTCACCGACGAAGAGATCACCAAGGCGAAGGACACCGACTCGCCGTACCTCCGCTCCGACCAGGTCGGCCGATCCGGCCTGGAGCGTACGTACGACAAGGAACTGCGCGGCAAGGCCGGTGTCACCCGCTACGAGGTCGACAACCTCGGCCGGGTCATCGGCCAGGCGAAGGACGACAAGGCCGAGCCCGGATCGAGCGTCGTCACCTCCATCGACGCCCGGGTCCAGGCCGTCGCGGAGTACGAGTTGAACGACGCGATGAAGGTCGCCCGCACCCAGTTCGACAAGAACACCAACGAGAACTACAAGGCGGACTCCGGCGCCGTCGTCGTCATGGAGGCCAAGACCGGCCGCGTCGTCGCGATGGCCTCCCTGCCCGACTACGACCCCAACGCCTGGGTCGGCGGCATCTCGGGCAAGGACTACGCCCGGATGACCAGCAAGAAGTCCAACTATCCGCTGCTCAACCGGGGCATCCAGGGCCAGGCCGCACCGGGCTCGATCTTCAAGGTCGTCTCGACCGCGGCCTCCATCCAGGCGGGCTACCCGTTCGACGGGCACTACCCGTGCACCAGTTCGTACACCGCCGAGGGCCACACCTACAAGAACTTCGAGTCCGAGAACTTCGGTCCCATCAGCATCGGCCGGGCTCTGGAGGTCTCCTGCGACACCGTCTTCTACGCCCTCGGCTACCAGCAGTGGCAGAAGGACGGCGGGATGAAGCCCAAGAAGAACGCCAAGGACTGGTTCTTCAAGACCGCCCACGAGTTCGGCCTCGGCAAGGAGACCGGCATCGACCTCCCCAACGAGGTCACCGGCCGTGTCCCCGACCGTCAGTGGAAGAAGGACTTCTGGAAGGCCAACAAGGACACCTGGTGCGAACAGGCCAAGCAGTGGCCCAAGAAGAAGGACTTCCACACCGTGCTCGCCCACGAGAACTGCCTCGAGGGCATGAAGCTGCACGCCTATGACTCGATCAACTACTCCATCGGCCAGGGCGACACCCTCGTCACCCCGATCCAGATGGCGACCATCTACGCCGCCATCAGCAACGGCGGCACGCTCTACGACCCGACCGTCGGCAAGGCGATCGTCAGCCCCGACGGCAAGCACGTCAGCATGATCGGGCCCAAGTCGCACGGCAAGCTGCCGGCCAGCGCCAAGACCCTGAAGGCGATGGACGGGGCACTGGCGGGCGTCGCGACCCGCGGTACCGCCGCCTGGAGGTTCGGCGGCTGGCCGCAGGACAAGATCCCGATGCACGCCAAGACGGGCACGGCCGAGGTCTACGGCAAGCAGACGACCTCGTGGTTCGCCACGTACACCAAGGACTACTCGATCGTCATGACGATCTCCCAAGGTGGTACGGGCTCCGGCGCCTCCGGGCCTGCCGTCCGCAACATCTACGACGCGATCTACGGGCTCGACGACTCCGGCAAGCAGGACCTCAAGAAGGCGCTGCTGCCACACCCGGAGAAGTCCCTGCCCAAGATCCAGCACGACGGCTCGATCGACGCCCCGACGATCAAGCCCTATGACCCGGACTCGCAGAAGGTCCCGGCGGAGCAGACACTCGCCGCGGTGCTCGGGAGGCGCGACTGA
- the rodA gene encoding rod shape-determining protein RodA, with product MSGFSVSRYAPKRSAWGRLTARDSVVRRLDWPLLGSAIALSLIGSALVYSATRGRDALTHGDPYYFLLRHALNTGIGFALMVGTIWLGHRTLRGAVPILYGLSVLLVLAVLTPLGATVNGAHAWIIIGGGFSLQPSEFTKITIILVMAMVLAARVDAGDQVHPDHRTVAKALGLALLPMVIVMGMPDLGSVMVMAVIVLGVLLASGASNRWIFGLLGAGIAGAVAVWQLGLLDDYQIARFAAFANPALDPAGVGYNTNQARIAIGSGGLTGTGLFQGTQTTGQFVPEQQTDFVFTVAGEELGFLGAGLILVLLGVVLWRACRIARETTELYGTIVAAGIIAWFAFQAFENIGMTLGIMPVAGLPLPFVSYGGSSMFAVWVAVGLLQSIRMQRPITA from the coding sequence ATGTCCGGCTTCTCCGTCTCCCGGTACGCCCCCAAGCGCTCCGCGTGGGGTCGGCTCACCGCCCGCGACTCCGTCGTACGCAGGCTCGACTGGCCGCTCCTCGGCTCCGCCATCGCGCTCTCCCTCATCGGCTCCGCCCTGGTCTACTCCGCGACCCGCGGCCGGGACGCCCTCACCCACGGCGACCCGTACTACTTCCTGCTCCGGCACGCCCTCAACACCGGCATCGGATTCGCCCTGATGGTCGGCACGATCTGGCTCGGCCACCGCACCCTGCGCGGCGCCGTCCCGATCCTCTACGGCCTCTCGGTGCTCCTGGTCCTCGCCGTGCTCACCCCGCTCGGCGCCACCGTCAACGGTGCCCACGCCTGGATCATCATCGGCGGCGGCTTCTCCCTGCAGCCGTCCGAGTTCACCAAGATCACCATCATCCTCGTCATGGCGATGGTCCTCGCCGCCCGCGTCGACGCGGGCGACCAGGTGCACCCCGACCACCGGACCGTCGCCAAGGCGCTGGGCCTCGCGCTCCTCCCGATGGTGATCGTCATGGGAATGCCGGACCTCGGCTCCGTCATGGTCATGGCCGTCATCGTGCTCGGCGTGCTCCTCGCCTCCGGGGCGTCGAACCGCTGGATCTTCGGCCTCCTCGGCGCCGGAATCGCCGGAGCCGTCGCCGTCTGGCAGCTCGGCCTGCTCGACGACTACCAGATCGCCCGCTTCGCCGCCTTCGCCAACCCGGCACTCGACCCGGCGGGCGTCGGCTACAACACCAACCAGGCCCGCATCGCGATCGGCTCCGGCGGACTCACCGGCACCGGCCTCTTCCAGGGCACCCAGACCACCGGCCAGTTCGTCCCCGAGCAGCAGACCGACTTCGTCTTCACCGTCGCGGGCGAAGAGCTCGGATTCCTCGGCGCCGGACTGATCCTCGTCCTCCTGGGCGTCGTCCTGTGGCGCGCCTGCCGGATCGCCCGCGAGACCACCGAGCTGTACGGCACGATCGTCGCCGCCGGAATCATCGCCTGGTTCGCCTTCCAGGCGTTCGAGAACATCGGCATGACGCTCGGCATCATGCCCGTCGCCGGGCTCCCCCTGCCCTTCGTGTCGTACGGAGGGTCGTCCATGTTCGCCGTCTGGGTGGCCGTCGGACTGCTGCAGTCGATCAGGATGCAGCGGCCGATAACGGCCTGA
- a CDS encoding CYTH and CHAD domain-containing protein encodes MADSKREIERKYEATVDTRLPELTRVAGVAAVDHRGVMELDAVYYDTEDQRLAADSLTLRRRTGGDDEGWHLKFPVASGIRDEIQAPLSDTLPGSLAALLRSRVRETELVPVVRLLSSRDVHHLLGPDGSLLAELSVDEVRAVRLAGGSGTAAWTEIEVELADDGDPAFLDAVEHRLRKAGVRPSASASKLARALAETAPGTNTAPKKQRAAKKTAPRPRTAGDHVMAYVRDQITAVVALDPAVRRDLPDSVHQMRVATRRLRSAFRTYRKILDRTVTDPVGDELKWLAAELGIDRDQEVLDERLRAAVADLPRTLVLGPVRGRLRIWSVAHRQGSRRRTVGVLDGKRYLALLESLDALRAAPPLLPAGAEAPEDALPRAVLRDYERLATRIGHALELRPGPDRDLAMHDARKAAKRARYAGEAATAALGRPAKKFARRMKAVQTLLGDHQDSVVARDALRTLAAQAHAAGETAFTWGLLYGHEEATAAAREQELPEVWERASRPKLRAALEG; translated from the coding sequence ATGGCGGACTCGAAGCGTGAAATCGAGCGGAAGTACGAAGCCACCGTCGACACCCGGCTCCCCGAGCTCACCCGGGTGGCCGGGGTCGCGGCCGTGGACCACCGCGGCGTCATGGAACTCGACGCCGTCTACTACGACACCGAGGACCAGCGGCTCGCCGCCGACTCACTCACCCTGCGTCGCCGCACCGGCGGTGACGACGAGGGCTGGCACCTCAAATTCCCCGTCGCCTCCGGCATCCGCGACGAGATCCAGGCCCCGCTCTCCGACACCCTCCCGGGCAGCCTCGCCGCACTGCTGCGCTCCCGGGTCAGGGAGACGGAACTCGTCCCCGTCGTCCGGCTGCTCTCCTCGCGCGACGTCCACCATCTGCTCGGCCCCGACGGATCGCTCCTCGCCGAACTCAGCGTCGACGAGGTCCGGGCCGTTCGGCTGGCCGGCGGCAGCGGCACAGCGGCCTGGACCGAGATCGAGGTCGAACTCGCCGACGACGGCGACCCCGCCTTCCTCGACGCCGTCGAACACCGGCTCCGCAAGGCCGGCGTAAGGCCGTCCGCGTCGGCCTCCAAACTGGCCCGGGCCCTTGCCGAGACAGCCCCGGGAACCAACACGGCCCCGAAGAAGCAGCGCGCCGCGAAGAAGACCGCACCACGTCCCCGGACGGCGGGCGACCACGTCATGGCCTACGTACGCGACCAGATCACCGCCGTCGTCGCACTCGACCCCGCCGTACGCCGCGACCTCCCCGACTCCGTGCACCAGATGAGGGTCGCCACCCGCAGACTGCGCAGCGCCTTCAGGACGTACCGCAAGATCCTCGACCGCACCGTCACCGACCCCGTCGGCGACGAGCTGAAATGGCTGGCGGCCGAGCTCGGGATCGACCGCGACCAGGAGGTCCTCGACGAACGACTGCGCGCCGCGGTCGCCGACCTGCCCCGCACCCTGGTCCTCGGCCCCGTCCGCGGCCGGCTCCGGATCTGGTCCGTGGCCCATCGGCAGGGCTCCCGGCGCCGGACCGTCGGCGTACTCGACGGGAAGCGCTACCTGGCTCTCCTGGAAAGCCTCGACGCGCTTCGGGCCGCGCCGCCGCTGTTGCCCGCCGGCGCCGAAGCGCCCGAGGACGCACTGCCCCGGGCCGTGCTGCGGGACTACGAGCGCCTCGCCACCCGTATCGGCCACGCCCTGGAACTCCGGCCCGGCCCCGACCGCGACCTCGCCATGCACGACGCCCGCAAGGCGGCGAAACGCGCCCGGTACGCGGGGGAGGCGGCGACCGCCGCGCTGGGCCGTCCCGCCAAGAAGTTCGCCCGGCGGATGAAGGCCGTGCAGACCCTGCTCGGCGACCACCAGGACAGCGTCGTCGCCCGCGACGCCCTGCGCACACTGGCCGCCCAGGCGCACGCCGCGGGGGAGACAGCATTCACCTGGGGACTGCTGTACGGGCACGAGGAGGCGACCGCCGCCGCCCGCGAACAGGAGCTTCCCGAGGTGTGGGAGCGGGCGTCCCGGCCGAAATTGCGGGCGGCTCTGGAAGGCTGA
- a CDS encoding TIGR03960 family B12-binding radical SAM protein, with amino-acid sequence MSVESVFPQLEALLPHVQKPIQYVGGELNSTVKPWDECDVRWALMYPDAYEVGLPNQGVMILYEVLNERDGVMAERTYSVWPDLEELMREHKVPQFTVDSHRPVKAFDVFGLSFSTELGYTNMLTALDLAGIPLDARDRGLDDPIVLAGGHAAFNPEPIAEFIDCAVIGDGEQAVLEITEIIRGWKAEGRPGGREEVLFRLAKTGGVYVPRFYDVEYLPDGRIGRVVPNKSGVPWRVSKHTVMDLDEWPYPKQPLVPLAETVHERMSVEIFRGCTRGCRFCQAGMITRPVRERSITGIGDMVEKGLKATGFEEVGLLSLSSADHSEIGDIAKGLADRYTEDKIGLSLPSTRVDAFNVDLANELTRNGRRSGLTFAPEGGSERMRKVINKMVSEEDLIRTVATAYGNGWRQVKLYFMCGLPTETDEDVLQIGDMAVNVIAKGREVSGQNDIRCTVSIGGFVPKPHTPFQWAPQLSAEETDARLEKLRDKIRGDKKYGRSIGFRYHDGKPGIVEGLLSRGDRRIGSVIRAVYEAGGRFDGWREHFSYDRWMACAEKTLPGFGVDVDWYTTRERTYEEVLPWDHLDSGLDKDWLWEDWQDSLDETEVEDCRWTPCFDCGVCPQMDTSIQIGPTGKKLLPLAVKNAAPAPSGHAH; translated from the coding sequence ATGTCTGTCGAATCGGTCTTCCCACAGCTCGAAGCTCTGCTCCCGCATGTGCAGAAGCCCATCCAGTACGTCGGCGGTGAGCTGAACTCCACCGTCAAGCCGTGGGACGAGTGTGACGTCCGCTGGGCGCTGATGTACCCGGACGCATACGAGGTCGGACTGCCCAACCAGGGCGTCATGATCCTGTACGAGGTACTCAACGAGCGCGACGGCGTCATGGCCGAGCGCACGTACAGCGTCTGGCCGGACCTCGAAGAGCTGATGCGCGAGCACAAGGTCCCGCAGTTCACCGTGGACAGTCACCGCCCGGTGAAGGCGTTCGACGTCTTCGGGCTGAGCTTCTCCACCGAGCTCGGCTACACCAACATGCTCACCGCCCTGGACCTCGCGGGCATCCCCCTCGACGCCCGGGACCGCGGCCTCGACGACCCGATCGTCCTCGCGGGCGGCCACGCCGCCTTCAACCCCGAGCCGATCGCGGAGTTCATCGACTGCGCGGTGATCGGCGACGGCGAGCAGGCGGTCCTGGAGATCACCGAGATCATCCGTGGCTGGAAGGCCGAGGGCCGCCCCGGTGGGCGCGAGGAGGTGCTGTTCCGGCTCGCGAAGACCGGTGGCGTCTATGTACCGAGGTTCTACGACGTCGAGTACCTCCCGGACGGCCGTATCGGCCGCGTCGTGCCGAACAAGTCGGGCGTGCCGTGGCGGGTCTCCAAGCACACCGTCATGGACCTCGACGAGTGGCCTTACCCGAAGCAGCCCCTCGTCCCCCTCGCCGAGACCGTCCACGAGCGGATGTCCGTCGAGATCTTCCGCGGCTGCACCCGCGGCTGCCGTTTCTGCCAGGCCGGCATGATCACGCGCCCCGTGCGGGAGCGGAGCATCACCGGCATCGGCGACATGGTCGAGAAGGGTCTCAAGGCGACCGGCTTCGAGGAGGTCGGCCTGCTGTCCCTGTCCTCCGCGGACCACAGTGAGATCGGCGACATCGCCAAGGGCCTCGCCGACCGGTACACCGAGGACAAGATCGGCCTCTCGCTGCCCTCGACCCGCGTCGACGCGTTCAACGTCGACCTGGCCAACGAGCTGACCCGCAACGGCCGCCGTTCGGGCCTCACGTTCGCCCCCGAGGGCGGCTCCGAGCGCATGCGCAAGGTCATCAACAAGATGGTCTCGGAAGAGGACCTCATCCGGACCGTCGCCACCGCGTACGGCAACGGCTGGCGCCAGGTGAAGCTGTACTTCATGTGCGGCCTGCCCACCGAGACCGACGAGGACGTCCTCCAGATCGGCGACATGGCGGTCAACGTCATCGCCAAGGGCCGTGAGGTCTCCGGGCAGAACGACATCCGGTGCACCGTCTCCATCGGTGGCTTCGTGCCGAAGCCGCACACCCCGTTCCAGTGGGCACCGCAGCTCAGTGCCGAGGAGACCGACGCCCGCCTGGAGAAGCTGCGCGACAAGATCCGCGGCGACAAGAAGTACGGCCGCTCGATCGGCTTCCGCTACCACGACGGCAAGCCCGGCATCGTCGAGGGCCTGCTCTCGCGCGGCGACCGCCGCATCGGCTCGGTCATCCGCGCCGTCTACGAGGCCGGCGGCCGCTTCGACGGCTGGCGCGAGCACTTCTCGTACGACCGCTGGATGGCCTGCGCCGAGAAGACGCTCCCCGGGTTCGGCGTGGACGTCGACTGGTACACCACCCGTGAGCGCACGTACGAGGAGGTCCTGCCCTGGGACCACCTGGACTCCGGTCTCGACAAGGACTGGCTGTGGGAGGACTGGCAGGACTCGCTCGACGAGACCGAGGTCGAGGACTGCCGCTGGACCCCGTGCTTCGACTGTGGCGTGTGTCCGCAGATGGACACGTCCATCCAGATCGGGCCGACCGGCAAGAAGTTGCTGCCGCTGGCGGTCAAGAACGCTGCGCCTGCTCCCAGCGGGCACGCGCACTGA
- a CDS encoding GAP family protein: protein MGHAAGDVLGLAAGVAVSPLPIVAMILVLATPRGRLNGSLLAVGWILGLAVLGAIMLLVGGSGGGSTDKHPATWVGALKLALGVLLVLFGARQWRRRPTDANQARLPQWMAAIDRFTPVKVLALGLALSAANAKNAPLTVAAGASISSAGIPVPQQIATLAVFVLIASLGVLAPLGVYLLMGERAKDVLGNWRDWAVLHNVAVMAVLFLVLGLKLVGDGVSILAS, encoded by the coding sequence TTGGGACACGCAGCAGGCGATGTGCTCGGCCTGGCGGCAGGTGTCGCGGTCAGCCCGCTTCCCATCGTCGCGATGATCCTGGTCCTTGCCACACCGCGCGGCCGTCTCAACGGCTCTCTGCTGGCCGTCGGCTGGATCCTGGGGCTGGCGGTACTGGGGGCGATCATGCTGCTGGTCGGGGGCTCCGGCGGCGGGTCCACCGACAAGCACCCCGCCACCTGGGTAGGGGCGCTGAAACTCGCTCTGGGTGTGTTGCTGGTCCTCTTCGGCGCCCGCCAGTGGCGTCGTCGCCCCACCGACGCCAATCAGGCTCGACTGCCGCAGTGGATGGCCGCGATCGACCGCTTCACCCCGGTCAAGGTCCTCGCGCTGGGGCTGGCGCTGTCAGCGGCCAACGCCAAGAACGCACCCCTGACCGTTGCCGCGGGCGCCTCGATCAGCTCTGCCGGAATCCCCGTGCCGCAGCAGATCGCGACACTCGCCGTCTTCGTCCTCATCGCGTCGCTGGGCGTGCTCGCACCGCTGGGCGTCTACCTGCTCATGGGCGAACGGGCGAAGGACGTGCTCGGCAACTGGCGCGACTGGGCGGTCCTGCACAACGTCGCGGTGATGGCCGTGCTCTTCCTGGTTCTCGGGCTCAAGCTGGTCGGGGACGGCGTGAGCATCCTCGCCTCTTGA
- a CDS encoding TIGR03936 family radical SAM-associated protein, with the protein MQRIRLRYTKRGRLRFTSHRDFQRAFERALRRAEVPMAYSAGFTPHPKVSYANAAPTGTGSEAEFLEIALTEARDPDTLRDLLDASLPDGLDITDAVEARTSGLAERLTASVWEMRLDGVPFEDAEKAVAGFLGAENVEVQRRTKNGMRTFDARAAVADLEAVDPQADRPGDKPCAILRLVVRHVTPAVRPDDVVSGLRVVADLAPPVPAAVTRLAQGLFDEESGTVTDPLAPDREAAPTVLPTATGTAVATAPEGAGSA; encoded by the coding sequence GTGCAGCGCATCCGATTGCGCTACACCAAGCGCGGCCGCCTCCGGTTCACCAGCCACCGCGACTTCCAGCGCGCCTTCGAGCGGGCTCTGCGCCGCGCCGAGGTGCCCATGGCCTACTCGGCGGGCTTCACCCCGCATCCCAAGGTGTCGTACGCCAATGCCGCACCCACCGGCACGGGCAGCGAGGCCGAGTTCCTGGAGATCGCCCTCACCGAGGCGCGGGACCCCGACACGTTGCGCGACCTGCTCGACGCGTCGCTCCCGGACGGCCTCGACATCACCGACGCCGTGGAGGCCCGCACCTCGGGTCTCGCCGAGCGGCTGACTGCCTCCGTCTGGGAGATGCGGCTCGACGGGGTCCCGTTCGAGGACGCCGAGAAGGCCGTCGCCGGTTTCCTCGGAGCCGAGAACGTCGAGGTCCAGCGCCGTACGAAGAACGGCATGCGGACCTTCGACGCCCGCGCCGCTGTCGCGGACCTGGAAGCCGTCGATCCCCAGGCTGATAGGCCGGGGGACAAGCCCTGTGCGATACTGCGGCTGGTTGTTCGGCACGTGACACCTGCCGTGCGACCTGACGACGTCGTGTCCGGTCTCCGCGTTGTGGCCGACCTGGCGCCGCCGGTCCCCGCAGCGGTGACCAGGCTGGCGCAGGGGCTCTTCGACGAGGAGTCCGGCACGGTGACCGACCCGCTCGCGCCCGACCGCGAGGCAGCCCCGACCGTGCTACCCACGGCCACCGGGACCGCCGTCGCGACGGCGCCGGAAGGTGCAGGTTCCGCGTAA